The following coding sequences lie in one Homalodisca vitripennis isolate AUS2020 chromosome X, UT_GWSS_2.1, whole genome shotgun sequence genomic window:
- the LOC124370034 gene encoding fez family zinc finger protein 1-like, which yields MQTDTEAEAETRPLETKGPPNLTFSIAKIMEPDKRLSPRLSYPAHLDSAFKKYVPVIQPHSLLHHYPVLYYHPASAYYLRAAAATAGTQPEKLVQEPTAESEAKDAGETRASTRHKTFTCTDCGKVFNAHYNLTRHMPVHTGARPFICKICGKGFRQASTLCRHKIIHTEEKPHTCNTCGKAFNRSSTLNTHTRIHAGYKPFTCEFCGKGFHQKGNYKNHKLTHSGEKAYKCNVCNKAFHQIYNLTFHMHTHNEKKPFTCRICGKGFCRNFDLKKHMRKLHDSCVVESQDQGTPRPPLSSPGFLGVSPLMMPSVALAHSTPYISKLL from the exons ATGCAGACGGACACGGAGGCCGAGGCCGAGACAAGGCCTCTGGAGACCAAAGGCCCTCCAAACCTGACCTTCTCCATAGCCAAAATCATGGAGCCAGACAAGAGACTGTCCCCGAGACTCTCCTACCCCGCCCACCTGGACTCCGCTTTCAAGAAGTACGTGCCGGTGATCCAGCCACACAGCCTGCTCCACCACTACCCCGTGCTGTACTACCACCCTGCCTCCGCCTACTACTTGAGGGCCGCTGCCGCCACGGCCGGCACGCAGCCCGAGAAGTTGGTCCAGGAGCCTACCGCCGAGTCCGAGGCCAAGGATGCCGGAGAGACCCGCGCCTCCACCAGACACAAGACCTTCACATGTACCGACTGTGGAAAG GTATTCAACGCCCACTACAACCTCACGCGGCATATGCCAGTACACACAGGGGCTAGACCTTTCATCTGTAAAATCTGCGGCAAGGGGTTCCGACAGGCCTCGACACTGTGTCGGCACAAAATTATCCACACGGAAGAAAAACCCCACACTTGCAACACGTGCGGCAAGGCTTTCAACCGTAGCTCCACACTGAACACGCACACGCGCATACACGCCGGCTACAAGCCCTTCACCTGCGAGTTCTGCGGCAAGGGCTTCCACCAGAAGGGCAACTACAAGAACCACAAGCTGACCCACAGCGGGGAGAAGGCGTACAAGTGCAATGTCTGCAACAAG GCTTTTCACCAAATCTACAACCTGACGTTTCACATGCACACGCACAACGAGAAGAAGCCGTTCACCTGCAGGATCTGCGGGAAGGGATTCTGCAGGAACTTTGACCTCAAGAAACACATGAGGAAACTCCACGACTCCTGCGTGGTCGAGAGTCAGGATCAGGGTACACCACGGCCTCCACTGTCCAGTCCAGGATTTCTCGGCGTCAGTCCTCTCATGATGCCCTCAGTAGCCCTGGCCCACTCCACCCCCTACATCTCCAAGCTCTTGTGA